The proteins below are encoded in one region of Podarcis raffonei isolate rPodRaf1 chromosome 6, rPodRaf1.pri, whole genome shotgun sequence:
- the CTSE gene encoding cathepsin E, with protein MKPLILFMFCIWLASGFHRVPLRRHKSLRKTLRERGQLSQFWKAHKLDMIQYTQDCSAIQEANEPLLNYFDVEYFGRISIGNPPQNFTVLFDTGSSNLWVPSVYCVSKACATHSRYQPSQSSTYSEVGTAFSIQYGTGSLTGIIGMDQVTVEGITVANQQFAESVNEPGSTFLDSEFDGILGLAYPSLAVDGVTPVFDNMMAQNLVNLPIFSVYLNRNPDSSIGGELIFGGFDPSHFSGSLNWIPVTKQGYWQILLDNIQVGGAIEFCAEGCQAIVDTGTSLITGPSKDIKRMQTLIGAVPMDGEYAMECSNLNVMPTVTFTINGIPYTLSPEAYTLQENSDGMGLCTSGFQGLDMQPPAGPLWILGDVFIGQYYSVFDRGNNRVGLAPAVL; from the exons AGTTCCCCTGAGAAGACATAAATCTTTGAGGAAGACTTTGAGGGAACGTGGGCAACTGTCTCAGTTCTGGAAGGCCCACAAGTTGGATATGATCCAGTATACCCAGGACTGCTCGGCTATCCAGGAAGCCAACGAGCCACTCCTCAACTATTTTGAT GTAGAATATTTTGGACGGATCTCCATCGGGAATCCTCCTCAGAATTTCACTGTGCTCTTTGACACAGGCTCCTCCAACCTCTGGGTGCCATCCGTTTACTGTGTCAGCAAAGCTTGCG ctACACACTCCAGGTATCAGCCATCACAATCCAGCACCTACAGCGAAGTGGGGACTGCTTTTTCCATTCAATATGGCACAGGTAGCTTGACGGGAATAATTGGAATGGATCAAGTGACT GTTGAAGGAATCACTGTAGCCAATCAGCAGTTTGCAGAGAGTGTCAATGAGCCTGGCAGCACCTTTCTGGATTCAGAATTTGATGGGATCCTTGGTCTGGCCTACCCATCCCTGGCGGTGGATGGAGTCACCCCCGTCTTTGATAATATGATGGCTCAAAACTTGGTGAACTTGCCAATATTCTCTGTTTACCTGAACAG GAACCCAGATTCTTCTATAGGAGGGGAACTGATCTTTGGTGGCTTTGATCCTTCCCATTTTAGTGGAAGCCTCAACTGGATTCCAGTCACTAAACAGGGATACTGGCAGATTCTACTGGATAA TATCCAGGTGGGTGGAGCAATTGAATTTTGTGCAGAAGGATGCCAAGCTATAGTGGACACAGGGACTTCTCTCATCACAGGTCCTTCTAAAGATATAAAGCGAATGCAGACATTAATTGGAGCAGTACCTATGGATGGGGAG TATGCCATGGAATGCAGCAACCTGAACGTAATGCCTACCGTTACTTTCACAATCAATGGGATCCCTTACACTCTTTCCCCAGAGGCCTACACCCTCCAG GAGAATAGCGATGGGATGGGACTCTGCACCAGCGGATTCCAGGGCTTAGACATGCAACCCCCAGCTGGACCGCTCTGGATTCTGGGCGATGTTTTCATTGGCCAATACTACTCTGTCTTTGACCGTGGAAATAACAGAGTGGGGTTGGCTCCTGCTGTCCTGTAA